One genomic window of Rhizomicrobium sp. includes the following:
- a CDS encoding CpaF family protein, with protein MFGKRNASTDAVARTSPPAPPPLTAGAPPKAAAPAAGVPPKPDAQGGSVPQRSAPLLVTPSPKAGARAVADTRSDDYYQIKSTIFSALIDTIDLAQLAQLDPDSAREEIRDIVNEIISIKSVVMSIAEQEHLLQDICNDVLGYGPLEPLLARDDISDIMVNGANRVFIEVGGKVQLTNIRFRDNAQLMNICQRIVSQVGRRVDESSPICDARLLDGSRVNVIAPPLALDGPTLTIRKFKKDKLTLDDLVKFGSISPAGARVLAVIGRCRCNVLISGGTGSGKTTLLNCMTAYIDADERVITCEDAAELQLQQPHVVRLETRPPNLEGQGQITMRDLVRNCLRMRPERIIVGEVRGPEAFDLLQAMNTGHDGSMGTLHANSPREAMSRLESMITMGGFQLPTKTIREMIVGSIDVILQAERLRDGSRRITKVTEVVGTEGEVVITQDLMNYEINGEDETGRLKGKHVGTGIVRPSFWERARYYNLERELAEALDALQQ; from the coding sequence ATGTTCGGCAAGCGCAACGCCTCGACGGACGCCGTCGCGCGGACCTCGCCTCCCGCGCCGCCGCCGCTCACCGCCGGCGCGCCGCCCAAGGCCGCCGCGCCCGCCGCGGGCGTGCCGCCGAAGCCGGACGCCCAGGGCGGCAGCGTTCCGCAGCGCAGCGCGCCGCTGCTTGTCACGCCGTCGCCGAAAGCGGGCGCGCGCGCCGTCGCCGACACCCGCTCGGACGACTACTACCAGATCAAATCGACCATCTTCTCCGCGCTGATCGACACCATCGATCTCGCCCAGCTCGCCCAGCTCGACCCGGATTCGGCGCGCGAGGAAATCCGCGACATCGTCAACGAGATCATCTCGATCAAGTCGGTCGTGATGTCGATCGCCGAGCAGGAACACCTGCTGCAGGACATCTGCAACGACGTGCTCGGCTACGGCCCGCTCGAGCCCCTGCTGGCGCGCGACGACATCTCCGACATCATGGTCAACGGCGCCAACCGCGTCTTCATCGAAGTCGGCGGCAAGGTGCAGCTCACCAATATCCGCTTCCGCGACAACGCGCAGCTGATGAACATCTGCCAGCGCATCGTCAGCCAGGTCGGCCGCCGCGTCGACGAATCGTCGCCGATCTGCGACGCGCGCCTCCTGGACGGCTCCCGCGTCAACGTGATCGCGCCCCCGCTGGCGCTCGACGGGCCCACGCTCACCATCCGAAAGTTCAAGAAGGACAAGCTGACGCTCGACGATCTCGTCAAGTTCGGCTCCATCAGCCCGGCCGGCGCGCGCGTGCTCGCCGTGATCGGCCGCTGCCGCTGCAACGTCTTGATCTCGGGCGGCACCGGCTCGGGCAAGACCACGCTTCTGAACTGCATGACCGCCTATATCGACGCCGACGAGCGTGTCATCACCTGCGAGGACGCGGCCGAACTGCAATTGCAGCAGCCGCATGTCGTGCGCCTCGAAACCCGCCCGCCCAATCTCGAAGGCCAGGGCCAGATCACCATGCGCGATCTCGTCCGCAACTGCCTTCGTATGCGTCCCGAGCGCATCATCGTCGGCGAAGTGCGCGGACCCGAGGCGTTCGATTTGTTGCAGGCGATGAACACCGGCCATGACGGCTCGATGGGCACGCTGCACGCCAACTCGCCGCGCGAGGCCATGTCGCGCCTGGAATCGATGATCACCATGGGCGGCTTCCAGCTTCCCACCAAGACCATCCGCGAGATGATCGTCGGCTCGATCGACGTCATCCTGCAGGCCGAGCGCCTGCGCGACGGCTCGCGCCGCATCACCAAGGTCACCGAAGTGGTCGGCACCGAAGGCGAGGTCGTGATCACCCAGGACCTGATGAATTACGAGATCAACGGCGAGGACGAGACCGGCCGCCTCAAGGGCAAGCATGTCGGCACCGGCATCGTGCGTCCCAGCTTCTGGGAGCGCGCGCGCTACTACAATCTGGAGCGCGAACTGGCCGAGGCGCTCGACGCGCTGCAGCAGTGA
- a CDS encoding CpaD family pilus assembly protein has translation MTPSANDFLKAMALLAVLAAGSCANPLSSYDPNLTDDPAINHPILVQPNYHAIRLPFSAPQAGLMPDDTQHFDAFVAAYLQHGNGAISISAPEGGQSQYAISYFAERLASAGVPRERILVGTAASNDGKVELGYIGYDATTAPCGNFPDNLGNTAENKISPNLGCAIQHNFAAQIADPRDLVAPEPMGPGDAARRATVYGNYKDGKPTGAALTQDQSGAVADVNKQ, from the coding sequence ATGACGCCCAGCGCGAATGATTTCCTCAAGGCGATGGCCCTGCTCGCGGTGCTTGCCGCGGGAAGCTGCGCCAATCCGCTCAGCAGCTACGATCCGAACCTGACCGACGATCCGGCGATCAACCATCCGATCCTGGTGCAGCCGAACTACCACGCGATCCGGCTGCCCTTCTCGGCGCCGCAGGCCGGGCTGATGCCGGACGACACGCAGCATTTCGACGCCTTCGTCGCCGCCTATCTGCAGCACGGCAATGGCGCGATCTCGATCTCGGCGCCGGAGGGCGGCCAGTCCCAATACGCCATCTCCTATTTCGCCGAACGCCTGGCATCGGCCGGCGTGCCGCGCGAGCGCATCCTGGTCGGCACCGCCGCTTCGAACGACGGCAAGGTCGAGCTCGGCTATATCGGCTACGACGCCACGACCGCGCCGTGCGGCAATTTCCCGGACAATCTGGGCAACACCGCCGAGAACAAGATCTCGCCCAATCTGGGTTGCGCCATCCAGCACAACTTCGCGGCCCAGATCGCCGATCCGCGCGACCTCGTCGCGCCGGAGCCGATGGGCCCCGGCGATGCCGCGCGCCGCGCCACCGTCTACGGCAATTACAAGGACGGCAAGCCGACGGGCGCTGCGCTCACGCAAGACCAGTCGGGCGCCGTCGCCGACGTGAACAAGCAATAG
- a CDS encoding pilus assembly protein CpaE: MVKHAPEPEEAFGAAPHERPVPRISIDAFVEFPDTGAALQRAGSDRRLAKAHMNVQLGGTNAAIEHFQGQVTPNLLIVETRLNGQAALQELDRLAEVCDPSTKVIVVGRVNDVELYRELMRRGASEYLVAPLNPLHLIEVISGLYTDPQAAPIGRVVTFVGARGGVGSSSLSHNVGWCIAEELRINTTIVDLDLPFGTTGLDFNDEPSQGVADALSAPERLDDVLLDRLLVKRGDHLSIFSTAAQIDRDYEAPVDAFESVLDAVRQSTPCVIVDVPHLWTPWIKATLIAADDIVLVATPDLAALRNTKNLVEILRQNRPNDSPPRLVLNQVGVAKRPEIPVKDFAETIGIEPALVMAFEPYLFGQAANNGQMLNELAPKSPAAAGIRRLAELVTGRVPQPLQKASPLLSFFAGKKRA, from the coding sequence ATGGTGAAACACGCGCCAGAACCGGAAGAGGCCTTCGGCGCCGCGCCCCATGAGCGGCCCGTGCCGCGCATCTCGATCGACGCCTTCGTCGAATTCCCCGACACCGGCGCGGCGCTGCAGCGCGCCGGCTCCGACCGCCGGCTCGCCAAGGCGCATATGAACGTCCAGCTCGGCGGCACCAATGCCGCGATCGAGCACTTCCAGGGCCAGGTCACGCCCAATCTCCTGATCGTCGAAACCCGCCTCAACGGCCAGGCCGCGCTCCAGGAGCTCGACCGGCTGGCCGAGGTCTGCGATCCCTCGACCAAGGTCATCGTGGTCGGCCGCGTCAACGACGTGGAACTCTATCGCGAGCTGATGCGCCGCGGCGCCTCGGAATATCTCGTCGCCCCGCTCAATCCGCTGCACCTGATCGAGGTGATCTCGGGCCTCTACACCGATCCGCAGGCCGCGCCGATCGGCCGCGTCGTGACCTTCGTCGGCGCGCGCGGCGGGGTGGGCTCCTCCTCGCTGTCGCACAATGTCGGCTGGTGCATCGCCGAGGAATTGCGCATCAACACCACCATCGTCGATCTCGACCTGCCGTTCGGCACCACGGGCCTGGACTTCAACGACGAGCCGAGCCAGGGCGTCGCCGACGCGCTGTCCGCGCCCGAGCGGCTGGACGACGTGCTGCTGGACCGGCTTCTGGTGAAGCGCGGCGATCATCTTTCGATCTTCTCCACCGCGGCGCAGATCGACCGCGACTACGAGGCCCCGGTCGACGCCTTCGAATCGGTGCTCGACGCGGTGCGCCAGTCGACGCCCTGCGTGATCGTCGATGTCCCGCATCTGTGGACGCCGTGGATCAAGGCGACGCTGATCGCCGCCGACGACATCGTGCTGGTCGCCACGCCCGATCTCGCCGCCCTGCGCAACACCAAGAACCTCGTCGAGATCCTGCGCCAGAACCGCCCCAACGATTCGCCGCCCCGCCTGGTGCTGAACCAGGTCGGCGTCGCCAAGCGCCCGGAGATCCCGGTCAAGGATTTCGCCGAGACCATCGGCATCGAGCCGGCGCTCGTCATGGCGTTCGAGCCCTATCTGTTCGGCCAGGCCGCCAATAACGGCCAGATGCTGAACGAGCTGGCGCCGAAATCGCCGGCCGCCGCCGGCATCCGGCGCCTTGCCGAACTCGTCACCGGCCGCGTGCCGCAGCCGCTGCAGAAGGCCTCACCGCTTCTTTCGTTTTTCGCCGGCAAGAAGAGAGCGTAG